Part of the Listeria innocua genome is shown below.
AGCTTTAATGATTTCTTCAGCAATAGATTTAGGAACTTCTTCATAGTGGTCAAATTGCATAGTGTATACACCACGACCTTGCGTACCTGAACGAAGGTGAGTTGCATAACCAAACATGTTTGCAAGTGGTACAAATGCGCGAACAACTTGAGCGTTACCGCGAGCTTCCATACCATCTACACGACCACGACGGGAAGTAATGTTACCCATGATATCACCAAGGTATTCTTCTGGGATAACAACCTCTACAGCCATCATAGGCTCAAGGATTACAGGATCACATTTCTTAGCAGCATTACGTAATGCCATTGAAGCAGCCACTTTGAAGGCCATTTCATTGGAATCGACGTCATGGTAAGATCCGTCGTAAAGTTTTGCTTTGATGTCAATCAGTGGGTAGCCTGCAAGTACACCATTATCTAGTGCGCCTTCAAGACCTGCTTGTACAGCTGGGATGTATTCACGTGGAACAACCCCACCAACGATTGCATTTTCAAATTCAAATCCTTTACCTTCTTCGTTTGGTCCGAATTCAATCCAAACGTGACCATATTGTCCACGTCCACCGGATTGACGTACGAATTTACCTTCAACTTGAGCAGATTTACGGAATGTTTCACGATAAGAAACTTGTGGATCACCAACGTTAGCTTCAACGCGGAATTCACGTTTCATACGGTCAACAAGGATGTCAAGGTGAAGTTCACCCATACCGGAGATAAGAGTTTGGCCAGTTTCTTGGTCAGTTTCAGCACGGAAAGTTGGATCTTCTTCCGCTAGTTTCGCAAGAGCTTGCCCCATTTTATCTTGGTCAGCTTTCGATTTAGGTTCGATAGCGACTTGGATAACTGGTTCTGGGAATTCCATGGATTCTAAGATAATTTGTTCTTTTTCATCACATAAAGTGTCCCCAGTAGTTGTATCTTTAAGTCCTACGGCAGCAGCGATGTCACCAGCGTATACGATCGAAATCTCTTCACGGTGATTAGCGTGCATTTGAAGGATACGTCCAACACGTTCACGTTTACCTTTAGTCGAGTTTTGTACATATGAACCGGAATTCAAAGTACCAGAATAAACACGGAAGAAAGTTAAGCGTCCAACATAAGGGTCAGTCATAACTTTGAATGCTAGGGAAGAGAATGGTTCTGAATCATCAGCGTGACGAGCAGCTTCTTCTCCATCAGGCAATACGCCGTTAATAGCTGGAACATCTGTTGGTGCTGGAAGGTAATCAAGTACTGCATCTAACATTGGTTGAACACCTTTGTTTTTGAATGCTGTACCACAAACTACAGGATAGAACTCAACGTTAAGTGTTCCTTTACGGATACCAGCTTTAAGTTCTTCTTTTGTAATTTCTTCGCCTTCTAGGTATTTCATCATTAGCTCTTCGTCAAGTTCAGCAACTGCTTCCACTAATTTACCGCGGTATTCGTCTGCTAAGTCTTTCAGATCAGCTGGAATTTCTTTAATATGAGGGTCATTTCCTAA
Proteins encoded:
- the fusA gene encoding elongation factor G, which produces MAREFSLEKTRNIGIMAHIDAGKTTTTERILFYTGRIHKIGETHEGASQMDWMEQEQERGITITSAATTAQWKGYRVNIIDTPGHVDFTVEVERSLRVLDGAVAVLDAQSGVEPQTETVWRQATTYGVPRVVFVNKMDKIGADFLYSVGTLHERLAANAHPIQLPIGAEDTFEGIIDLIEMNALYYEDDLGNDPHIKEIPADLKDLADEYRGKLVEAVAELDEELMMKYLEGEEITKEELKAGIRKGTLNVEFYPVVCGTAFKNKGVQPMLDAVLDYLPAPTDVPAINGVLPDGEEAARHADDSEPFSSLAFKVMTDPYVGRLTFFRVYSGTLNSGSYVQNSTKGKRERVGRILQMHANHREEISIVYAGDIAAAVGLKDTTTGDTLCDEKEQIILESMEFPEPVIQVAIEPKSKADQDKMGQALAKLAEEDPTFRAETDQETGQTLISGMGELHLDILVDRMKREFRVEANVGDPQVSYRETFRKSAQVEGKFVRQSGGRGQYGHVWIEFGPNEEGKGFEFENAIVGGVVPREYIPAVQAGLEGALDNGVLAGYPLIDIKAKLYDGSYHDVDSNEMAFKVAASMALRNAAKKCDPVILEPMMAVEVVIPEEYLGDIMGNITSRRGRVDGMEARGNAQVVRAFVPLANMFGYATHLRSGTQGRGVYTMQFDHYEEVPKSIAEEIIKANGGNNKED